One window of the Trifolium pratense cultivar HEN17-A07 linkage group LG2, ARS_RC_1.1, whole genome shotgun sequence genome contains the following:
- the LOC123905342 gene encoding uncharacterized protein LOC123905342 produces the protein MKIMSLNLRGWGNTAKRRRLSSLLKSGAFDICLLQETKRSTFDDFMIHNLWGHKDVEWVLKESIGLSGGLLSVWNKELFSFQYSFTGDGFLGVCVEWNSGLLYIVNIYSPCSMSGKRKLWKDLIDFKLNNAKGDWCLGGDFNAILNLGERKGSSGGRSPVERYEFDQFINVMEVIDIPVLGKKFSWFNSDGSAMSRLDRFLLSEGFIEKGGISNQWIGDRDISDHCPIWLVCTNLDWGPKPFKFNNCWLEHPNFMSFVADVWETTVIRERLKVWNREVFGLLDLNIDKTVKELNEIEELAANGIDDPSSHNTKDLVKKF, from the exons ATGAAGATTATGTCCTTGAATTTACGTGGGTGGGGTAATACAGCTAAACGACGTCGTTTGAGCTCGTTGTTAAAATCAGGTGCTTTCGATATATGTTTGTTGCAAGAAACAAAAAGATCTACTTTTGATGACTTTATGATTCATAACTTGTGGGGTCATAAAGATGTTGAATGGGTGCTGAAAGAATCTATTGGTTTATCAGGTGGTTTATTGTCAGTTTGGAATAAGGAGTTATTCTCTTTTCAGTATAGCTTCACAGGAGATGGCTTTTTAGGTGTGTGTGTTGAATGGAATTCTGGCTTGCTGTACATTGTTAATATCTATTCTCCGTGTAGTATGTCAGGAAAGCGGAAGCTTTGGAAAGACTTGATAGATTTTAAATTGAACAATGCAAAGGGTGATTGGTGTCTAGGAGGAGACTTTAACGCGATCTTGAATTTGGGAGAAAGAAAAGGCAGCAGTGGAGGAAGGAGCCCGGTGGAGAGGTATGAATTTGATCAGTTTATTAATGTTATGGAAGTGATTGATATACCTGTTTTGGGAAAGAAATTTTCCTGGTTTAATTCGGATGGCTCAGCTATGAGTCGTTTGGACCGATTTTTACTATCTGAAGGCTTTATTGAGAAAGGAGGCATATCCAATCAATGGATTGGTGATCGTGACATTTCCGACCATTGTCCTATATGGCTTGTGTGTACTAATCTCGATTGGGGTCCTAAGCCTTTCAAGTTTAACAACTGTTGGTTAGAGCATCCGAACTTCATGTCTTTTGTTGCTGACGTTTGGGAAACGACGGTGATTAGag AGCGCCTGAAGGTGTGGAATCGTGAGGTTTTCGGTCTTCTTGATCTCAACATTGATAAAACTGTGAAGGAACTGAATGAGATAGAGGAATTGGCCGCTAACGGGATCGATGATCCTTCCTCTCACAATACAAAGgatttggtcaaaaaattctaG